Sequence from the Pararhizobium gei genome:
GATGATCACTACAAGCACGTCCTCTGTGCAGATGATATCGCCGCATTGCGGGACGCGTTCGAGCTGTTCTGCCGGGAGCACCACAAGCTACGCTGCGATGCCGACATGGAAGCTTCGGCCGACTTGATGATACGGCTTTATCGAAACGGCGAGCGCAATCCCGACGCATTGCGGCAAGCCTGCGAAGCATCGCTGGATTATCGGAACGTGGCGTGAATCTCGTATGCCTCGCTTGAGGGCGAGCAGTAAACCCGACGCATGGCGCCGGGCTTGTTTGCTGCCGTGATCGGCGTGATGGCTGCTATGCTCACGACAGCGCAGAAGCCGTGTGGACCTCGCCGTTATCATCAGTCTCCGCAACAATGAAACTGTCGTCCAGCATTTTCAGTCTGCGGCAACAATAGAGATGTGTCAGCCAATCGAACAACGTCCCCGTTAACCGGGCGACCAGATTAGCGTCTTGGCAACAGAGCACGGCCAGCGTTGCGTATGGTGATCGAGGAGTCGGACATCTGGGCAACCAGTCCGGCCGCCATGGCCGATTCAAGCGCGTCGGTGTAACTCTTGCCTTCCAGGCCTTGCTTTCTCGCATGACTTTCCACAGCGCCGCGGGTGGCAGTCGGGGAAATCCCATATCGGGCGTTCTTGAAGGCATTGACGATTATTTGATGCTGGTCGGCGAGGGTCATGATTGTGCTCCGATGGATTGCCCCGGTGCTATCAGGAAAGCCGCGAAGTAGATAGGGCGATCCGGGTTTGGCTGAGAGAAAGCGTACAAGACGCGACGCTCTTCCAGATACAATCAAAAAGGCCGTTACCCTGAGGTACCACTGCGCGCGTCATTAAAATTCTGACTGAAAATTTTGGTGGGTGATGTAGGGTTCGAACCTACGACCCGCTGATTAAGAGTCAGCTGCTCTACCAACTGAGCTAATCACCCGTCCAGAACCGCGTTGCTGCGGTCTGATGGGGCGTATAATGGCCTTCTGACGGCTTGTCTACCCCCGCAATGCATTTACCGCCGCTTTCCGCGGAAAAATCTGTATGGGCCGTTTGTGCCCTGTTTTTCAAAGATAAAGTTCGCCGGCGGCAATTTTGACCGCTTGTCCGCCGATCCGGGCAGCGGCAATTTCGCCGCTCGCGATATCGAGGTGGAGGTGCAGAAAGGACGGTCGGCCCATTTCCACGCCCTGCTCGATCATAAAAGGATGATGGCCGTCAATCAGGCGGTCGAAATGATGGATCGTGCCGGCAAAGGCTGCAAGGGCCGAGCCCGTGGCGGGGTCCTCGACGATCCCCATTCCCGGCGCGAACATGCGGCTGTGAAACCGTGCCGTATGGTTGACGCCGCCCCGGCAGTAAACATAGGCGCCGGCAAGCCGTCCTTCCGCCATGGGCGCGACCTTCTCCCAAAGCCCCGGCTCGAACTCGATTGCCGCGGCAGAAGCGACATCGTGCACCGGGATCATCGCGAAGGGCACGCCGGCGCTCCAGAAGGTCGGGACATGATTTTCGAAACCGACCTGCGTCACCTTGAGGCTCAGGGCATTGGCGATTTCCAGCCGGTCGAACTCAGCCGGCAGTTGTACGGGCTTTCTGGGAACATCGAACTCGGCAAATGTGACCGCACCCTCCCGTCCCTGTATTGCGCAGCGCACCGGCCCGACATTTTCCTCGAGCATCTGGACGAGGTCGAAATTACCGCTCGCAGCGTCCCTGCCGTCCTCTGCGAGGGCAACCGCTGCACCAACGGTGGGATGACCGGCGAAAGGCAATTCGTGTCCCGGCGTAAAGATCCGCAGCCGGGCGGTATGGGCCGGATTGTCCGCCGGCTGCACGAATACCGTTTCGGACAGATTGAACTCCATGGCGATTGCCTGCATCCGCCTGTCGCTCAAGCCGTCGCCATCGAAGACCACCGCAAGCGGGTTTCCCTCCAGCCTGTTTTGTGTGAACACGTCGTAGATTGCGTAACGCCGAGCCACGATAACCTCTCTTTCCGGTTTTCCCTGACCTTGCATGCCGAACGGCGGGCAGCAAGCGGAAACGCTAAAGCACCGTCTGGAAAACCCAGGCCAGTACCGGCGGCATGAACGATGAATAGGGGTACAGATGCGGGTCCGGGCTGTGGATCGCCACGGCCTCGTCGATCTCGGGTTGGGCATCGGCAGCGAGATGCCTGTCGATGCAGTTGATCAAATCCCTGGCGGTCACGGAAAAGCGGTAGACGCGGAACACAGTCACGACACCGTTGTCATGCATGGCCTGAAGTCCCGCAACATCCGTGGCGTCGGCCAGGTCCAGGCCAGTTTCCTCGCGCACCTCCCGCGCCATGTTGCTGTCGAGATTGCAGAAACCATCTTCCACGTCGCTGGGGTCAAGCGACCCGGCGGCGCAGTAGACCCGCCCCGGATTGGCGGTGTGGGCGGCCATCCTGATGGCGATCACGGCGCCGTCCGAGGACAGAATGACCGGTAGCGCGAAAATATGCAGGGCGGCATCGAGCGGTCGGGTCTTTCGCCAGAGCAGGAAGGCGGAAAACGGTACCATATGCATGTCGCCGGAAATCACCCCATCCTCGATCCTGATCCAGCGAGGAAGCATCATGGGGCCGTCGAACAAAGCCGGATTGGCCGCGACCTCCTGCTGCCAATTCCGCGCGATCGAGTCCCGTTCGGCGATGGCGTAGGGATGTGGCCCGCCGATCACCGGAAGCTGTATCCGATCGACGGAAAAGACTGTGCGCTCATCGGGCCACGCGGCTCTGTTGCTGATCATGGCGTTCCTCCGTCAGACATCGAGGGTCACGACGACCGGGCAGTGGTCCGACGCTTTCGGACGGTCCCAGCCCGTCCGCGGATAGCGCTCGACCTCCTGCCCCGGCGGGAAAAGCGTCCGATAAGGCTGGCCCGCACGGATGATTTCCGGGACGCTCGATGGATTGCGCTGCGCCAAGGCCTTCGAAAGCCAGATATAATCAAGCTGGCAGAGATGCCGCTCCTGCGGCCCGCGGCTGTGGAAGAGTGTCCAACGATCCAGCTCCGGACGGCGCCGGACGACATTTTCAACGAAGCCGTCATGGCTGAAAATATCGAGCGCGCTGGCGCTTTCCTGCCGCGGGACGAAGCTGTAGCCGCCGCGCCGGTCGCCGGTCACGTCCACCCTTTCCTGGTAGTCGTTCATATCGCCGCAGACAGCGAACATCTCGCCATCCGTATTGCCCGCACCGAAACGATTTTCGATGATCCTGCGAACGGCAGCCACTTCGGCCGTCCTGACCGGCATGGTCGAAGTCCGTCCGTCAAACCCGTTCCGCGCCGGTCCCATAGACTTGAGATGCACAACGAAAAGCGTCAGTGGCCGCCCGCCGATCCTGAAATCGAGCTCCAGACAGTCCCGCTTGAAGATCCTGTCCCCTGGCACGTTCGTTGCGGCAAGCCCGTCGTTGAACAGATCGAGATCGGCATAGGTGAGGCTTGCGTGGGATTTGACGTCGATGCATTCGATCTTGCGGCCGTCGCGCGTTTCCTCGCGCACCAGCACCGCGACATCGATGCCGCGGCTGTCGTTTCCCTCAATCAGGTATTTCTGCCGATAGCCATTACCAACCATCTTGAAAAGATAGCCATATTCGAAAGCCTGCAGCGCGGCCATGTTGTCGGCCTCCTGCAGGCAGAGAATGTCGGCGTCGCAATCGGCAATCGCCAGCGCCGACATCTGTCGCGTATCATCGGTATGTGAGATCGTCCGCGCCTCCTCCAGCCTCTGATATTCGCCTTCGCTCTTCACCTCGAACAGGCGCAGCACGCGGTCCTGTTTCAAGATGTTGCGAAATCCGGAAAAATCGAACCTGCTCATCAGGTTCTCGATATTGAAGGTGGCAAGGCGAAGGGACATCAGACGATTCCGTATGCGGTGCCGCGACTTTAGACAAAGACTGGCAAATGTCGAACCTCTTTCGCACCCGGCCGCGGAACGTCGCTATGCATGGTAGTTGATTATATTCAGCATATCTGCGATCCGGAAGCGGGCAGGCTGTTGCTGGCGGGGAGAAACAGAATGGGTACAGAGACCGGGTGGCGCGCGCGGATGCGCTACGAGTTCGACAAGAGCATGGCTGCCGGTCCCATCGCCCTGATCGGCTGGCTAACGGTTATTTCTCTTGTCGTCATCGTTCTTGCAGGCCTTTTCCTGGCCCTGACGCAGATTGCGCCGGAAGGCGGGGAACCCGTCAGCTTCATCGAAGGCGCCTGGGAATCGCTGATGCGGACCATGGATGCCGGCGCCATGGGCGGCGATGTCGGCTGGGCCTTTCGCGGTGTCTCGCTGTTCGTGACGATCGCCGGCATTTTCGTCTTCTCGGCCTTGATCGGCGTTTTGAGCGCAGGCCTTGAAAACAAGCTCGAGGAATTACGCAAGGGTCGTTCGCAGGTGCTGGAACAGGATCACACGATCATCCTCAACTGGTCGCCATCGATTTTCGATGTGATCGCCGAGCTTGTCATTGCCAACACGAGCCGCCGCAAGCCGCGCATCGTCATCATGGCCAACAAGGACAAGGTCGAGATGGAGGACGAGATCGCGGCCAAAGTCGCCGATCTCAAGAATACGCGCATTATCTGCCGCAGCGGCGACCCGACGGATCTCTATGATCTCACAATCGTCAATCCGCCTACCTCGCGCTCCGTCATCGTGCTCTCACCGGAAGGTGACGATCCCGATTCGCAGGTCATTAAAAGCGTTCTGGCACTGGTCAACGATCCCGGCCGACGGACGAAGCCGTACCAGATCGCGGCGGAAATCCGCGACAGCAGAAATGCCGATGTCGCCCGCATCGTCGGTGGCAGCGAATTGCAGCTCGTTCTCGCCGACGACCTGATCTCCCGCATCGTCGTCCATTCCAGCCGTCAAACGGGCCTGAGCGCTGTCTATTCCGAACTGCTCGATTTCGAAGGTTGCGAAATCTATACGCTGGAGCAACCCGACATCATGGGAAAGAGCTTTGCTGCAGCCGTCATGGCCTATGAGACCTCGACCTTGATCGGCCTTCGCGACGAACGGGGCAAAATTCTTCTCAACCCGCCGCCCGGCCGCATTTTCAAGCCGGGAGAACAGGCTGTCATCGTCGCTGAGGACGATGCTGCGATCAGGTCCGGCAATCATCAAGTCCACATCGAGAAGGAGGCTATTCTGCCCGTCTCGCCGCGCCAGATCGGTCCGGAGCGGACGTTGATTCTCGGCTGGAACCGCCGCGGCCCAATCATCAGCTTCGAATTGTCCCGCTACGTCGCTCCCGGTTCTCTGCTGACCATTGCCGCCGACACGCCGGAACTCGAGCGGGAGATCGGCGCATTGATGGTCGCCAACGGCAACATGGCCGTCGATTACCGGATTGTCGATACGAGCAGCCGCGAGCAGCTCGATGCGCTGGAGATTCCAAGCTACGACCACGTGCTCGTGCTCGGCTACAGTGATCATATGGCGCCGCAGCCGGCTGACACACGGACACTGGTGACGCTTTTGCAACTCCGCAAGATCGCCGAAAAGGCCGGAAGGCATATCAGCGTCGTCAGCGAGATGACGGATGTGCGCAACCGCGAACTGGCGGAGGTCACCCGTGCCGACGATTTCGTCGTCAGCAACAAGCTGGTCAGCCTGATGCTCGCCCAGGCTTCCGAGAATGAATCCATGGCTGCGATCTTCGACGAACTGCTCGATGAGAACGGTTCTGAAATCTATATGCGCCCGGTCAGCGATTATGTCCGGATCGACGAGCCGCTGACCTACTACACCATCTGCCTTGCTGCGCTGCGCCGGGGCGAAGTCGCAATCGGCTATCGCCGCCAGCGCGACGAGGCTCCGGACCCACGCAGGCTCGGCGGTGTCGTGGTCAACCCGTCGAAAGCGGAAAAACTGCTCTACAGCGAAGAGGACCGGGTCATCGTTCTGGCGCAGGATTGACCGTCTGAAAATGCATCTCGATTGCCGAACCGCCCTTTTAACTTGATAAGCTGGCGCTAGCTTGTCTTTCTCGTCTGGCGCGATCCGATCGAGGAACAATCATGGAATATCGTCTTCTCGGCCGTTCCGGCCTCAAGATTTCAACGCTCACCGTCGGCACGATGACGTTCGGCGGCAAGGGCTGGGCAAAGACTGTCGGCGATCTCGGCGTCAATGACGCCCGCCGTCTGGTCGATCTCTGCCTTGACGCCGGCGTCAATCTGATCGACACGGCCGACGTTTATTCCCAAGGCGTCTCGGAGGAGATTATTGGCGAGATCCTCGGCGGCGAGCGCAAGAACGGCGTGCTGATCGCCACCAAGGCACGCTTTCCCATGGGTGATGGCCCGAACGATGCCGGCTCCTCGCGACACCATCTGGTGCGCGCTTGCGAGGCCAGTCTCCGGCGACTGAAGACCGATGTTATCGACCTGTATCAATTGCACGAATGGGATGGCCAGACGCCGCTTGAGGAAACCATGGAAGCGCTCGACCTGCTCGTGCGCCATGGCAAGGTGCGCTATAACGGCTGCTCCAACTTCTCCGGCTGGCACATCATGAAAGCGCTCGGCATCAGCGCGACCGACCATCGCCACCGCTTCGTCAGCCAGCAGATCCACTACACCTTGGAAGCGCGCGACGCAGAATACGAGCTGCTGCCGGTCTCGATCGACCAGGGTCTTGGTGTTCTTGTCTGGAGCCCGCTGGCCGGCGGCCTGTTGTCCGGCAAGCACCGGCGCGACAAGACGGCGGAGGGATCGCGCCAGCTTGCCGGCTGGGACGAGCCACCGATCCGCGACGAAGACCGGTTATGGGCGATCGTCGACACACTGGTCGCGATCGCGGAAAGCCGCGTCGTTTCCGGGGCACAGGTCGCTCTTGCCTGGCTGATCGGCCGCAAGCCAGTCACATCGGTGATCATAGGCGGACGCACGGAAGCGCAGTTCAAGGACAATCTCGCTGCCGCCGAGCTGACGCTCACCGCCGAGGAGCGCAAGCGCCTTGACGACGTCAGCAAGCCGCCCGTTCTTTATCCTTACTGGCACCAGCTGCGCACGGCGAGCGATAGGCTCGGCGAGGCAGACTTGTCGCTGCTCGGGCCACATTTATAGGCCATGCCCACACGTGACAGCCGAACCTGGTTTGGGAAAAGCGGTGTGCAGTGCTGAACGGCCTTGGCTTTTCTCCCGACCTGACGGATATGATCCGGCGAAATAATGCTGGAATCTGATGATGACCCCAAGTCTCCGCCCGGACAATTCCCGCCCGATGTCGCGCGCAGGCGCACTTGCGATCGAGATGACCCGCTGGCCGAGCGTGACAGGAAGTGACGACGAGGCCGCCTTTTCGGGGCGGCTTATCAGCCTTCTTGCAGGACTGGACTATTTTCAAGCGCGTCCTGCCCAGTTGCTGGCGCTCGACACTCACGGAAATCCGCCGCGCCGGAACGTGGCGGCGCTGGTGCGCGGCAAGGGCCGCCACTGCCTTGTGCTGGCCGGGCACTACGATACAGTCTCGATCGACAATTATGGCGGTCTCGCACCCCTCGCCTGCGAACCGGAGGCACTGACCCAGGCGCTGATCGAGGCGCTTTCCGGCAAAACGCGCAGTCCGGCGGAAGACAGGACGCTTGAAGACCTCCTCAGCGGCGCGTTTCTCGCAGGGCGCGGATTGCTCGACATGAAGAGCGGCCTGGCCGCCGGCATCGCTGTTCTGGAACGTTTCGCAGCCCTTGAGGAGCCGCCGGGAAACCTCCTGTTCGTGGCCACTCCAGACGAGGAAAACCGGTCGCGCGGTATGCGGGCTCTCAGGGATAGTCTGCCGTCCTTGGCGAACCAATTCGGACTGGACATCATCGGCGGTATCAATCTGGACGCCAGTGGCGACGATGGCGACGGAACGGAAGGCCGCGCCGTTTATTTCGGCTCTGTCGGCAAGTTCTCGCCTTTCGCTTTCGTCTCCGGCCGACCGACCCATGCCGGCTATGCCTTCGACGGCGTCAGCGCGCATCTGATCGGTGCAGAAATCATGCGCACCATGGAAACGAACAGCGCGCTTTGCGACGAAGCCCACGGCGAGATTTCTCCGGCTC
This genomic interval carries:
- a CDS encoding aldo/keto reductase, whose translation is MEYRLLGRSGLKISTLTVGTMTFGGKGWAKTVGDLGVNDARRLVDLCLDAGVNLIDTADVYSQGVSEEIIGEILGGERKNGVLIATKARFPMGDGPNDAGSSRHHLVRACEASLRRLKTDVIDLYQLHEWDGQTPLEETMEALDLLVRHGKVRYNGCSNFSGWHIMKALGISATDHRHRFVSQQIHYTLEARDAEYELLPVSIDQGLGVLVWSPLAGGLLSGKHRRDKTAEGSRQLAGWDEPPIRDEDRLWAIVDTLVAIAESRVVSGAQVALAWLIGRKPVTSVIIGGRTEAQFKDNLAAAELTLTAEERKRLDDVSKPPVLYPYWHQLRTASDRLGEADLSLLGPHL
- a CDS encoding CASTOR/POLLUX-related putative ion channel, encoding MGTETGWRARMRYEFDKSMAAGPIALIGWLTVISLVVIVLAGLFLALTQIAPEGGEPVSFIEGAWESLMRTMDAGAMGGDVGWAFRGVSLFVTIAGIFVFSALIGVLSAGLENKLEELRKGRSQVLEQDHTIILNWSPSIFDVIAELVIANTSRRKPRIVIMANKDKVEMEDEIAAKVADLKNTRIICRSGDPTDLYDLTIVNPPTSRSVIVLSPEGDDPDSQVIKSVLALVNDPGRRTKPYQIAAEIRDSRNADVARIVGGSELQLVLADDLISRIVVHSSRQTGLSAVYSELLDFEGCEIYTLEQPDIMGKSFAAAVMAYETSTLIGLRDERGKILLNPPPGRIFKPGEQAVIVAEDDAAIRSGNHQVHIEKEAILPVSPRQIGPERTLILGWNRRGPIISFELSRYVAPGSLLTIAADTPELEREIGALMVANGNMAVDYRIVDTSSREQLDALEIPSYDHVLVLGYSDHMAPQPADTRTLVTLLQLRKIAEKAGRHISVVSEMTDVRNRELAEVTRADDFVVSNKLVSLMLAQASENESMAAIFDELLDENGSEIYMRPVSDYVRIDEPLTYYTICLAALRRGEVAIGYRRQRDEAPDPRRLGGVVVNPSKAEKLLYSEEDRVIVLAQD
- a CDS encoding NUDIX hydrolase — translated: MISNRAAWPDERTVFSVDRIQLPVIGGPHPYAIAERDSIARNWQQEVAANPALFDGPMMLPRWIRIEDGVISGDMHMVPFSAFLLWRKTRPLDAALHIFALPVILSSDGAVIAIRMAAHTANPGRVYCAAGSLDPSDVEDGFCNLDSNMAREVREETGLDLADATDVAGLQAMHDNGVVTVFRVYRFSVTARDLINCIDRHLAADAQPEIDEAVAIHSPDPHLYPYSSFMPPVLAWVFQTVL
- a CDS encoding PhzF family phenazine biosynthesis protein, whose protein sequence is MARRYAIYDVFTQNRLEGNPLAVVFDGDGLSDRRMQAIAMEFNLSETVFVQPADNPAHTARLRIFTPGHELPFAGHPTVGAAVALAEDGRDAASGNFDLVQMLEENVGPVRCAIQGREGAVTFAEFDVPRKPVQLPAEFDRLEIANALSLKVTQVGFENHVPTFWSAGVPFAMIPVHDVASAAAIEFEPGLWEKVAPMAEGRLAGAYVYCRGGVNHTARFHSRMFAPGMGIVEDPATGSALAAFAGTIHHFDRLIDGHHPFMIEQGVEMGRPSFLHLHLDIASGEIAAARIGGQAVKIAAGELYL
- a CDS encoding endonuclease/exonuclease/phosphatase family protein, encoding MSLRLATFNIENLMSRFDFSGFRNILKQDRVLRLFEVKSEGEYQRLEEARTISHTDDTRQMSALAIADCDADILCLQEADNMAALQAFEYGYLFKMVGNGYRQKYLIEGNDSRGIDVAVLVREETRDGRKIECIDVKSHASLTYADLDLFNDGLAATNVPGDRIFKRDCLELDFRIGGRPLTLFVVHLKSMGPARNGFDGRTSTMPVRTAEVAAVRRIIENRFGAGNTDGEMFAVCGDMNDYQERVDVTGDRRGGYSFVPRQESASALDIFSHDGFVENVVRRRPELDRWTLFHSRGPQERHLCQLDYIWLSKALAQRNPSSVPEIIRAGQPYRTLFPPGQEVERYPRTGWDRPKASDHCPVVVTLDV
- a CDS encoding M20/M25/M40 family metallo-hydrolase, with the translated sequence MTPSLRPDNSRPMSRAGALAIEMTRWPSVTGSDDEAAFSGRLISLLAGLDYFQARPAQLLALDTHGNPPRRNVAALVRGKGRHCLVLAGHYDTVSIDNYGGLAPLACEPEALTQALIEALSGKTRSPAEDRTLEDLLSGAFLAGRGLLDMKSGLAAGIAVLERFAALEEPPGNLLFVATPDEENRSRGMRALRDSLPSLANQFGLDIIGGINLDASGDDGDGTEGRAVYFGSVGKFSPFAFVSGRPTHAGYAFDGVSAHLIGAEIMRTMETNSALCDEAHGEISPAPVCLEARDLRRGYEVTTPAHVWLSFNWLTHKRTPPELLDTFKTLVAGAMQAALDAQACNAAAFFERQGNVKRTEACQAHVLTFAQLHAQALLNGGAAAAERLAAVQQSLADAEDPMAITRQIVTATLAEAGLEGPLVVVGFSTLHYPRVHIGSLGHAGEVFGTTIVSASQRCAEKHATSIRAKQFFAGISDMSFFGHRPEADETELLAANTPCASFIDRAQGEALSFPVVNIGPWGRDYHQKWERVHMDYTFNVLPDVIYEAAFAALNDAG